The region gtgagtgttgacgaggacaaggctggagatttctctgtcatgctgattgagttcgaataacagactggaagcttcaaaaggagggtggtgcttggaatcattgttcttcctctgtcaaccatggttacctgcaaggaaacacgtgcagtcatcattgctttgcacaaaaacggcttcacaggcaaggatattgctgtgggtaagattgcacctaaatcaaccatttatcagatcatcaagaacttcaagtaaAGCAGTTCAATTGTTTTGAAGgcggcttcagggcacccaagaaagtccagcaagcaccaggacagtctcctaaagttgattcagctgcgggatcggggcaccaacagtacagagcttgctcaggaatggcagcaggcaggtgtgagtgcatctgcacgcacagtgaggcgaagacttttgaaggatggcctggtgtcaagaagggcagcaaagaagccacttctctccaggaaaaacatcagggacagactgatattctgcaaaaggtacagggattggactgctgaggactgggataaagtaattttctctgatgaatcccctttcctaTTGTTTGGGGCTTCCGGAAAAGACCagatgagcgctaccatcagtcctgtgtcatgccaacagtaaagcatcctgagagaATTCATGTGccgggttgcttctcagccaagggaatgggctcactcacaattttgcctaagaacacagccattaataaggaatggtaccaacacatcctcagagagcaacttctctcaaccatccaggaacagtttggtgacgaacaatgccttttccagcatgatggagcaccttgccataaggcaaaagtgataacgaagtggctcggggaacaaaacatcgatattttgggtccatggccaggaaactccccagatcttaatcccattgagaacttgtggtcaatcctcaagaggcgggtggacaaacaaaaccccacaaattctgacaaactccaagcactgATTATGccagaatgggctgccatcagtcaggatgtggcccagaagttatttgacagcatgccagggcagatttcagaggtcttgaaaaagaagggtcaacactgcaaatattgactccttgcatcaacttcatctaattgtcaataaaagcctgacacttatgaaatgcttgtaattatacttcagtattccatagtaacatctgacaaaaatatctaaagacactgaagcagcaaactttggaaattaatatttgtgtctcAACTTTTGGTCAcgactgtacatattacctcgactaaccggtgcccctgcacattgactctgtaccactaccccttgtatatagcttcgctattgttattttactgctgctctttaattatcggttaagggctcgtaagttagcatttgcatttcactgtaactacacctgttttatttggcacatgtgacaaataaatgttgatttgataaaataactgATTTTCTGCTTAATTAGAAAACCTAAACTTGCATTTGTGATTTTGtttgagtcaattagaccatGCCCATTTCAAGCTTATGTTCCAAAAAATGTTGAAAGTTATTTTAGAAAATTTTGGCAACTTAGCTGACTAACTAATTGATACCCCTATGACATCTAGTTTGAAGGGAAGTGCATCTGTAAGCAAAGAGATATGAAAATAACCTTTTGTTGATCCCTATGGCCATTCTCTGTACTACTCTTCTTGGTCTTGTAGGAGAGCTCTGCCATGGATGTTTCGTCATCTCCCTCATAGTTCACTGGTGCACTCCTGTACTGGGGGGCCTTTGGTGAAAGTTCTTCATCAACCTGCCATACAGATAAGGAAGTATCCTCTTCTTCCTCGGTGCACAGGGAAGATTGACCCGAGTATGTGCTGCTGTCTGCTGCTGCAGTGCCACACAGTCTAAATTCATGCGCCTCCTCAATGGCTGATGGCTGGTAACTCACAGCCCACTCCTTTGTCTCATTGTCCAGAGACTGAGGAAACGGTGCGGGGTCTATGTAAAAGTGACCCTGGAAGTCTTGATCAAAGCTCTTAGGGCCCGGGATAGTATATTCCCCCTCTGCCAGGAATGTGCTCCCATATGCCTCCTATAACACAAAATGCAACAGTAAGAATGTAGGTCACTTTCACATAAAAATTACATCAAAAGTAATAATCTGAACAGTCTGACCATCTTTTCAGACTTTTTTAATATTATGCTGTGACATTTTTCCAATAAATGAACACCTCCAATGACTAAACACCAAATTACGTGCATATGCTTTGTAACAGTTCATCTCTGGGATTGAATGTAACACTGGTTCATTTAAAATGATCAGCACCTTTCGCGTTGGGTACTTCTTCTCATCTGAATCCCCTTGGTTTTTACTGCGGATTAACTCTTTGAAGGAAAAGGGATTCATATCATCACCATCTTCTCGGACTTCATCTATGAAATAAGAACATATTAAGAACATATATAACATATTGGTACATATTTGGATGATGGTCATTTTCAAACTGTCTAGTTGTCATTATTGGAGAAATACAAGAGTTGGACGATGTGTGGGGGCCAATGCCCCTACTCCATGTGATTTGTAATGGCCTGTGAGTCCAGAATGTCTCACTAAATGACAGCACCGTGCCAGAGTACTTTTACCAGGGGGAAGCATGCCCCCTACTGGCCATCCAACACCATGCCAGCAGCATGATTTCAAACAACCACCTAGGCCAAACAGCAGAGACTTTAAACCTAACACTAATAACACACACTGATCACTCTTCGATGGCGTTGAATAGATGTGCCCCTGCCTTAGATCGATGGGATGTGTGTTGTCTCATACAATGATGTGAATATTAAGTAGCCTATGTCATCTGGTCACTGATCAACTAGCTACTATAGATAGCTTAGTATCTATACTGGATTTGTTATGGAATTAACAACTTACCATCTTCAATTATAAGAGCTTTTGCAGATGTTTTATGCTTTGCCATGTTGATGGTTAACCAGTCAATTGGCGATGGAATGGTAGCTAGCTAGAACAGAAAGCTAGCGTTAGCGAAAAACAGAAGTGTGACACGGTCCATTTGATTATTAACTCCCGAAATAATGTAGCTACTTGCTAATAACTCGAGgtagaaaaaaatgacttgtccTAAGAATGGTAATTGATCAAAATGACATGGTCCACATCAGATGTGTATATCCATGCagcaaacgttagctagctgctgAAAATCACGTGGAAAATCCTAAACTTCTCACTTGTTAAAATTCAGGTGACgtaaaatgaaaaacaaacaaaacatttcccATGAGTCTCTAGAGATCCAATTTCCCCGGCAAATCTACACGTGCCGCGATTAATTCGTAATCCCGGTAAGCGTATTTAAATGGTAATTCTTATCAATATCATGTTTAAAATATAGTTCAGTTGCACACACTATAGCTAGCGAGCCGTCACATTTCTTCGGCTACCAAACAACCACTTAATTTCGTTGACGTGCTAGCTGCGGAAATTGGCACACCTGTGAAACTAATTTAGTTTTGCGCTAACTGTGTTAGCTATCCATGTTTGGCGAGGATAGCGAGGGCCGGTTACCAGATAATACTACGTACTGTTAGCAAGAAGTTATAAATAAGAAACGTATTTGTATAGAGATGGAGCATGGTGAATGAATTCCACTTAACTTATGGAGTTGCCAAGATCATGGATTTTCCAGATACCGCACATTGTGAATTCATAATCATTCGTTCATATCATTGTCATGCATTCATATTCATACTGCACGGCGCCCTATGTAGGCCTTGTATTCTCACATGCAAGTTATAAGGACTTTGTTAAGTTTacggataaaaaaaaaacattttttatttatttcacctttatttaaccaggtaggctagttgagaacaagttctcatttacaactgcgacctggccaagataaagcatagcagtgtgaacagacaacaacacagagttacacatggagtaaacaataaacaagtcaatagcacagtagaaaaaaagagtctatatacattgtgtgcaaaaggcatgaggaggtaggcgaataattacaatttagcagattaacactggagtgaaatgatccaatggtcatgtgcaggtagagatactggtgtgcaaaagagcagaaaagtaaataaataaaaacagtatggggatgaggtaggtaaattgggtgggctatttaccgatggactatgtacatgTGGGGCACATTGTTTGGAAATTTGAAAGATGTGTCGATCACCTGAGTGTTGTGTTTTATTATTTACTTTAATAGACCACGACAGAGGAGAAATATTGACCATGTCCCAAGAGAAGCCAGACGCTTGCAGCCAGACCCAGTCACAGCCAGACGCTTGCAGCCAGACCCAGTCGCAGCCTCCAACCCAGTCCCAGAGTGGCTCCAGCTCCTCCTCTGCTCCAGGCTCTGCCAGCCAGTCATCCTCTGGGTCTGGCACAGTCAGTTCAGTGGACACCATCCCCGTTAGGGACCTGTGCTCCATACCAGAGGAGCATGAGCCACAGCCCTGGGGCCTCCTGCTGCCTATGCAGAGAGGCTTCAGAGCCCACAGTGAGTTCAACAACCACATGACGTGCACCTGTTACCTGGGTGGTTAGGATGCCTTTAGGCAGGGCAGTTTagttgttttaaatgttttgctgCAGTTTGTACTGAACACGTTTTCCACAATAGTGCGGGAACATGCTTTTGAGGTCTGTTTGAGCCCATGTGGTAGAGTGTGACCAGGGCCCGGTTTCTCAAAaacatcttaaggctaagttcactgttagaaccttcgtaggagcATCATTCAATctctgagctgtttcccaaaacatCATTATTAACGTTGCACTTGAAAGCGCTTGTAATCTAatgcctgcctcagaccacttgtAGAACAGCTAAGTGTCATTAATGCTTTTTTTGCCCTCACGCATCACTTTATACACAAGATCTCTGCTAAAGatagaataaaaatataaaccgTAGGCTATAGGCCCATTTCAATCATATTAAATTGCATTTCATGTTCAATTGAGTTCTATTTTGCTACTTGTAGGCTACCGTCTGTAatttctcaatatatttcatgatgtgtagcctaacatgTGCACAATGATGTCCCAAATCGGGgattttgtgcatttttattCGGTAAGCATTAGAGTAAGCCACTTCAGTATTAGCAGCAGTAGGTGTTAATATCTTTCTAGGAGATATTACCACCTACTGAGAAAACAACGCACTAAGTAACCGTTTTCTCTGTGTGGCGTTTTGGGAAATGTTACATTTTCGGCCATTGTAGGAAAGATGTATTGTTAAAAAACCTGTAAGGCTAAGTTCTATTGGGAAATCGGCCATGATCAATAAGTGTGTGACCATTTCAAATCATAAAACTACTGCAGCAGCACACTACAACATCGTCCTCTGAGCCGCCATAATCCGTAATCACAATGTTCTTCAAGTGGTCTTCCGCCATAATCCGTAATCACAATGTTCTTCAAGTGGTCTTCCAGATCAGTAGCATTTCCGTTCATTTACACATTGCGCAATAATGTGTCCTGCTGAAAGTGAgattttttttgtgtatttttccACTAGCATCTGTGTATTCTCTTCTCTTAGCCTCTATTGAAATGGTAGGTTTAGTTTTACTTTTTTCTCCAGACTGTGTTGAGGACGACGCTTGGTTTGGCCGGCACACTAAATGCAACTATTCCTTTGATGTCCCCATACTGAGGAAATCGTCCAGATTTGCTGCATACAGCAATAAACATTTTAGGATATTCCGAGTAGGTCGATTCAACTTTTCACCACTATCTATGTCTTTTATTTAAGGAAGACCATTGTTTTGTTAATCAGTGTGCTCTGTAATGACGGTCAGGTCTTTACCTTGCAGGAGAAGAACATTGTCTATGTCTTTGACAACAGTAACAATGGCACGTTTGTTGACGGTAAAGTGATTGGAAAAGGAAAAATGTTGCCACTAGCGAACAATGCAGTGTTGTCCCTTGCTGAAGAACGCCACAAAGGTACCTTTTTTTCAGAGGTTTATTTCAATACATTTCTGTTTAGGTCACTGATACTTAAATAGCAGCAAGGAGGCCCTATCCATCATGACACTATATCCATGTATCTCTAAACGTTAAGTATGCTGCATCATTCCCTTAATGGTGATGTCGGCCTTAGTCTTTGCATTAATAATCAATTCAACTGATTTTTCTCCCTTCAATAGTGTTTGTGTTCATTGATCTCATGGTGGATGAGCAGTCCAACCTACCCAAAGAGTTAAGCGAGAAATACATGATCACCAAAAAGATTGGCGTGTAAGTGAGAATTTTATTAATTTTAACTTGTGTATTTTACTAAATCTTGTTACTCATGGTTTTGTTTTGAATTACAGAATAACATTCTAATATGATTTGTTATaccagtggtgtgtgtggggaAGTGAAGCTGGCTTTTGAGAGGGCCACTTGCAAAAAGGTGGCCTTGAAGACTATCAACAAGAAAGATTTCCCGGCATCTGTTGGCGTAAGTCTTATCACCATTTTCCTCCTCTTCTAGTTTATGAATACTAACTACTGCAATATAACACTCATCTTTGTTCAATTATAGACTGCCACGCGAAGTGCAGAACGAGAGATCCAGATTCTTCAAAAGATTGACCATGTAAGTATTATATCTAGAACTTATTATGATGTAATAACTGCCAAGGAGCCTAGTAAAGAAATGGCTCTTCATGTCCAATGTTTTCTTTCCCTGGGGTAATCAAATGCCATAGAAGTAGTCATTTTCAATGCATGTTTTCTACTGGACAAAGCCACAGACATCACACTTTTCAACCACTTTGTATCAAAATGTCCTCAAGTATTTGCCTGCAAATTGTCTGTGTAACCTTTGCCTCCTGTCTTTTCCAGCCTTGTCTGATCAAAACAAAAGACTTCTTCCAAACAGATGACTCATACTACATTGTTTTAGAGCTGTGAGTTTAGTTTTTCATTCAAGcagccactttttttttttttatcaatgagAAACCATTATAATTTTTGCTGCGTGTAATAATTTCTGTAGCCCCCCGAAGAAGTATAATTGTCACAAGCATAGTATTTCCCTTCCCCTTTGTTTTCTGTTTCAACTGAtagcatgtgtgtgtttcagcatgGAGGGTGGAGAACTCTACGACCGGGTCAAAAGCAAGCAACAGATCAAGGAGCCGATTGCCAAGCTATATTTTTACCAGATGTTGAAAGCAGTAGAGGTGGGTGGATTGATGTATTTCTCTTTTTTTCCTTCAGAATTTTGAGAATAGTGATATTTATGGTTTGCCTGAAGACTCGCACTGAATGCTTCCGCTGCTTTATCAATTtctacatacttcagtctgaaTCTGCCATCATTGAGGTCGGTTGTGGTGACTGGGTGTTGTACAAAATAAAGTCATAAGCAATTGGATCGTCTTTAaccagagtatcaaagccaatgacgcATATTAAACGGCACTACCCACTTGTTCTGGCTCTGGATTTCTAGGACCAGTCAGACGGTCTGAATGTGTTCGTGTTCTAGAAGGGTCGGGGAGGGATTCAAATCCAGACTCATTGAGGAGAAGAAACAAACGCTTGTGGGTGTGGCAATTGGCCGGAGCAATGAGTGGGTAGCCAGGCAAATTCATGGTAGGATTTATTAAATATATTCTGGTGTGATGTTGAAATGTCAAAATACACCATACATTTACACATCTTGTTTCATACTGGAGATACTGTCGCTTGAGTAGATATTCAACTGCTTCCTTATGCTGGTTTATCTCGCATTCCTTCCACTAGTACCTTCACAACAATGGCATCATCCACAGAGACCTCAAACCTGAAAATGTGCTGCTTTCGTCTCACGACGATGTTTGCATCATCAAGGTAAGGTTTCTCAAATCCCAATGTGGGTCTTTCTTCCACAGTGAATGATCATGGTAGATCAAGAGTATGTGAGGGTAGATAAAGTTATCCACTTATTCATTGTCCTCCTGAAGTGGACCTCTAGACACAATATCTGGAGAAgggaaaaaaaactaaaagctTGGTTGAATAGCCTCACTGAAGTGAAgagttacaggcctctctctctgtgacagatCACAGACTTTAATCAGTCCAAGATACTGGAGGAGTCTGCCCTGATGAGGACCCTTTGTGGAACACCCACATACCTGGCACCAGAGGTGTTTACAGACGCAGTCACTGTGGGCTACAGCAGGGCTGTAGACGCCTGGAGTTTAGGGGTCGTCCTGTTTGTGTGGTAGGGATCCATGTTCCTGATGCCAGGATCACAGACATAAGTGCTGCTTTCTCTGACTGTAGTAGATATACaggactgtcagctttaatttgagggtattttcatccatatcgggtgaaccgtttagaaattagaACACTATGTACACAGTCCTCCCATTTTTAGGGGaccaaagtattgggacaaactCACTTATGTATATTACAATTGTCAAAGGTTAATTATTTGGTCCAATActcctagcacacaatgattacatcaagcttgtgactccacaaacttgttggatgcatttgctgtttgttttggttgtttttcatattattttgtgcccaatataaaTTAATAGTAAGTAATGTAGTGTGTCAtttgagtcacttttattgtaaataagaaaatgtttctaaacactactacattaatgtggatgctaccatgattatggaattCAGGTATATCCTTAATCATGGTAGTATCCACATTCATGTAgtagtgtttagaaacattctattTACAatagtgactccaaaatgacattatttaccattcatttctattaggcacaaaataatctgaatcGCAAACCGCAACTGCATCCAACaggtttgtagagtcacaagcttgatgtaatcattgcgtgctaggaatattgGACCAAAAAAAGTGCCATTGTCCCAATAGTTTTGTTGCAACTTTAAATGTTTCCAGGCTTATCAGTGTACTAAGGGCAGTGTAATGCAACTATTTCAATCAATTTGCAAATAACTTGGGCCAAGATTACTTTTCAACAGCACATACAGTTTTCCTGTTCACAGATTCACTTAAGTGTTAATACTTTTATATGTGACGTTTACTTCTCTCCCCCTCAGTTTGGCAGGCTATCCCCCATTCTACCCGAATGCACGAATTGGTTTGTCAGTCAGTGATCAGATCACCCAGGGAATATATACATTTATTCCATCAAAATGGGACGGCATCTCCGATGATGGTAAGGGACTAATGTAAATCCTCAAAATGACCTAAAAATGTACTGCATGCATGTTTGGCTCTGTCATACGTGTGCCCGAGAACATGCATTTGAAATGGATTCCACCTGTCTTGGGTTTGTAAACAACTTTTGCTACTTTACTACAGTCGTATTGATAATTCAATGTTGTCCGATTACTACTTTTACTTATCC is a window of Oncorhynchus kisutch isolate 150728-3 linkage group LG3, Okis_V2, whole genome shotgun sequence DNA encoding:
- the LOC109876199 gene encoding endosome-associated-trafficking regulator 1-like, with protein sequence MAKHKTSAKALIIEDDEVREDGDDMNPFSFKELIRSKNQGDSDEKKYPTRKEAYGSTFLAEGEYTIPGPKSFDQDFQGHFYIDPAPFPQSLDNETKEWAVSYQPSAIEEAHEFRLCGTAAADSSTYSGQSSLCTEEEEDTSLSVWQVDEELSPKAPQYRSAPVNYEGDDETSMAELSYKTKKSSTENGHRDQQKLREENTQLRNNIKYLVKKSEKDDQRIRHLTDELHKRRVQGERAAQALETMVHSVEQNLQLMTKRAVKAENIVSKFKQELHQLQGQVEGCRFENERLRARETAALNTMKHNAQVASEYLNKAALKC
- the LOC109876183 gene encoding serine/threonine-protein kinase Chk2-like; the encoded protein is MSQEKPDACSQTQSQPDACSQTQSQPPTQSQSGSSSSSAPGSASQSSSGSGTVSSVDTIPVRDLCSIPEEHEPQPWGLLLPMQRGFRAHNCVEDDAWFGRHTKCNYSFDVPILRKSSRFAAYSNKHFRIFREKNIVYVFDNSNNGTFVDGKVIGKGKMLPLANNAVLSLAEERHKVFVFIDLMVDEQSNLPKELSEKYMITKKIGVGVCGEVKLAFERATCKKVALKTINKKDFPASVGTATRSAEREIQILQKIDHPCLIKTKDFFQTDDSYYIVLELMEGGELYDRVKSKQQIKEPIAKLYFYQMLKAVEYLHNNGIIHRDLKPENVLLSSHDDVCIIKITDFNQSKILEESALMRTLCGTPTYLAPEVFTDAVTVGYSRAVDAWSLGVVLFVCLAGYPPFYPNARIGLSVSDQITQGIYTFIPSKWDGISDDAKDVVKKLLRVDPNARLTIEEALQHPWLMDEAMKETAEGIMYPKDPGDADATADPGDADATADSGDADATADPGDADATADSGDATASTGKRSRDDKEEQQPTKR